A window from Vanessa atalanta chromosome 18, ilVanAtal1.2, whole genome shotgun sequence encodes these proteins:
- the LOC125070862 gene encoding DNA polymerase iota: MDDRNMETSSSTFTEVSSDHSKSIIHIDVDCFYAQVEMVRKPELRSLPLGIQQKNIVVTSNYEARKFGIRKCMLVSDALKICPNLKLVSGEDLHDYRAASNKIFTLLQSWKCPVEKLGMDENFIDVTNLVQEKLKTLNVTSITLSGHVFSEPSSECLCGCHTRLKVASQIANEMRHKIYDELGFTTCAGIAHNKLLAKLVCPFKKPNDQTTVFPEHGATFMTTFQSVRSIPSIGSKTAEALISQKIITVSDLQEVSLDVLKKHFSGDMAVRLKSLSAGEDNTPVKQSGRPQSIGLEDSFKTVSVKSEVEEKFGALLQRLLILVREDGRIPVSLRVTLRKKDVKRLSSHRESRQCQVSPSIFTINSGTLTVTEAGQQKLMSMIMRLFNKLIDLSKPFHLTLVGLAFTKFQERMTGRSSIVNYLMNDISVQSVLNIQNDCDTSASSMDYSAASPSSSTTTDLSDGEVEPSPKKPKKVNWIAKRRCLSKEEVASPSKLKVGELRLNSKELEKVSELRLSSRDRSLTPRASPAKDNLSDTSDTMKDVADGANCDDCPSYVDKEVFSALPDEMQQELKAMWKNPSSSEVPRSSPRNLNKAKPNTLLKYFVPHK; encoded by the exons ATGGACGACAG GAACATGGAAACGAGCAGCTCTACTTTTACTGAAGTCTCAAGCGACCATTCCAagagtattatacatatagatgTCGATTGTTTTTACGCTCAAGTAGAGATGGTGCGGAAACCAGAATTGCGATCCCTTCCACTAGGAATTCAACAGAAAAACATCGTAGTGACCAGTAATTATGAAGCTAGGAAGTTCGGTATACGAAAATGCATGCTCGTTTCAGACGCGTTGAAAATATGTCCAAACTTAAAGTTAGTCAGTGGTGAGGACTTGCACGACTACAGGGCcgcctcgaataaaatatttactttacttcaGAGTTGGAAATGTCCAGTTGAAAAACTAGGCATGGATGAAAATTTTATTGACGTCACAAATTTAGTAcaggaaaaattaaaaactttaaatgtaaCAAGCATCACACTATCTGGTCATGTTTTCTCTGAGCCAAGCTCAGAGTGTCTCTGTGGCTGCCATACGAGATTAAAAGTAGCATCACAAATAGCCAATGAAAtgagacataaaatatatgatgagttagGTTTTACAACTTGTGCTGGAATAGCTCACAACAAACTTTTGGCTAAACTAGTTTGTCCATTCAAAAAGCCAAATGACCAAACAACTGTATTTCCTGAACATGGGGCCACTTTTATGACTACATTTCAAAGTGTTCGTTCAATACCAAGTATTGGTTCAAAGACTGCCGAAGCTCTCATTtctcaaaaaataattacagtaagTGACCTACAAGAAGTATCTTTAGATGTTCTGAAGAAGCATTTCAGTGGTGACATGGCAGTTAGATTGAAAAGTTTAAGTGCAGGCGAAGATAATACTCCAGTGAAGCAATCAGGTAGACCACAGAGTATAGGTTTAGAAGATAGCTTTAAGACTGTCAGTGTAAAAAGTGAAGTTGAAGAGAAATTTGGGGCATTGTTACAGAGATTGCTAATATTAGTAAGGGAAGATGGACGTATTCCAGTTTCACTTAGAGTAACATTACGAAAGAAAGATGTAAAAAGGTTGAGTAGTCACAGAGAGTCCAGACAATGTCAAGTGTCTCCTTCAATCTTTACAATAAACAGTGGGACATTGACAGTAACTGAAGCCGGCCAACAAAAACTGATGAGCATGATAATGAGACTATTCAATAAGCTCATTGACTTATCTAAACCATTCCATTTAACTTTAGTAGGACTGGCGTTTACAAAATTCCAAGAGCGTATGACTGGTAGAAGTTCAATTGTCAACTATTTAATGAATGACATATCTGTCCAGTCAGTTCTCAATATACAGAATGATTGTGACACATCAGCCTCCTCAATGGATTACTCCGCTGCATCACCCAGTAGTAGTACAACAACTGATCTTTCAGATGGTGAAGTGGAACCATCACCTAAAAAGCCCAAAAAAGTCAATTGGATAGCAAAGAGAAGGTGTTTGTCAAAAGAAGAGGTTGCATCCCCCAGTAAGTTGAAAGTTGGTGAGCTCAGGCTTAATTCAAAGGAGCTGGAAAAAGTATCAGAACTCCGGTTAAGTTCTAGGGACAGGTCTCTCACACCTCGAGCAAGCCCAGCAAAAGATAATCTCTCAGACACCTCAGATACTATGAAAGATGTGGCAGACGGAGCTAATTGTGATGACTGTCCAAGTTATGTTGATAAAGAAGTATTTAGTGCTCTTCCTGATGAAATGCAACAGGAACTAAAAGCCATGTGGAAAAATCCTTCGAGCTCAGAGGTGCCCAGAAGTAGCCCTAGAAACTTGAATAAAGCAAAGCCTAACACActcttgaaatattttgttccaCACAAATAG
- the LOC125070860 gene encoding conserved oligomeric Golgi complex subunit 2, with the protein MDNDSNDFTLPPAPRGLCFDRNDFVKTSFSVDNFLSDHQDVASLETMRDDLGVYLKVLRLAMIELINKDYANFVNLCATLIGFDKAIVKIQVPLGQLNEEVINVKQCLEDAMKELSLWLSQRHGLIKKKQLLKYYSQTLNCLTILENILHEISDKRKYEQIIIADRAAMQYNQLKYSISKCDSLVKPEQKKQYNEVGRKLVQILNDLLFQFWNDNNEEYLLRTLLTLTSLDRVTETEMLIRKQAVAPLLQDIINEPALQRSKDGLQGVYKSILSLLDSKLNLFIVVTQHSKLTFLAKKYKFLVNCFWCEVEHRLEVNLASIFAPGNPQLFYRRYSESMHFITQLEEYCSTKDMIQLLHETAEYKSFLRRWNLPVYFQIRFQEIAGSFEASLKSSPTLQNNDDFILLETYKCWKALQDCWSDGIYIEALAHKFWKLSLQLLCRYTTWITSICSEQTVSPKLESTGINKNLIDNCIFLHLDSSTLAQQLTKLLIIVESKTPNKSRELIRESLKPTEELLQGTKVKISECIVNELFEYFNVQLKQVSDIPRLYRKTNRSIPTKPCNYIDVIARSMQEFSEDATKRLDKSFLVELYNMLFNVMTISYYKYVEDVLVSVQRTEESLRRLKQIRDMASPQSNDSSGITDGDKIRLQLNVDVVSYTKLAETLLVDVNSVRKLADLSSMVTDAVKNINIK; encoded by the exons ATGGATAACGATAGTAATGATTTTACATTACCACCGGCCCCGAGGGGTTTATGTTTTGATCGTAATGACTTCGTCAAG acgAGCTTTTCGGTGGATAATTTCCTCTCAGACCATCAAGATGTTGCATCCTTGGAGACGATGCGAGATGACCTAGGTGTCTACTTAAAAGTACTTAGGCTAGCAATGATTGAACTTATTAATAAGGACTATGCAAATTTCGTGAACTTGTGTGCTACACTAATTGGCTTCGATAAAGCTATTGTAAAAATACAAGTGCCATTGGGTCAATTAAATGAAGAAGTTATA AATGTAAAACAATGTTTGGAGGATGCAATGAAAGAATTGTCATTATGGCTAAGCCAACGTCATGGCTTGATAAAGAAAAAACAGCTACTTAAATATTACAGTCAGACTTTAAACTGCCTTACAATATTAGAAAACATTTTGCATGAAATTTCcgataaaagaaaatatgagCAAATAATCATTGCTGACAGGGCTGCAATGCAATACAACCAACTAAagtattcaatatcaaaatgtgACAGTCTTGTTAAACCAGAGCAAAAGAAGCAGTATAATGAAGTGGGAAGGAAACTGGTCCAAATCCTAAATGATTTGCTTTTTCAATTTTGGAATGACAATAATGAAGAATATTTACTTAGAACACTCTTGACTTTAACATCATTAGATAGAGTCACTGAAACAGAAATGCTAATAAGAAAACAAGCAGTGGCTCCACTTTTACAAGACATAATAAATGAACCTGCATTACAAAGAAGTAAAGATGGCTTACAAGgagtatataaaagtatattgtcattattagacagtaaattaaatttattcattgttGTCACTCAACATTCCAAATTAACATTtcttgcaaaaaaatataaatttttagtaaattgtttttggtGTGAAGTAGAACACCGTTTAGAAGTTAATTTAGCGTCAATTTTCGCACCTGGTAACCCTCAGCTCTTCTATAGGAGATATAGTGAAAGTATGCATTTTATAACACAGTTAGAGGAATACTGTTCTACAAAAGATATGATTCAACTGCTGCATGAAACGGCAGAGTATAAAAGTTTTCTTAGGAGGTGGAATTTGCCAGTATATTTCCAGATTCGATTTCAGGAAATAGCAG GTAGTTTTGAAGCATCACTAAAATCAAGTccaacattacaaaataatgatgACTTCATTTTACTTGAAACATACAAGTGTTGGAAAGCTCTCCAAGACTGCTGGTCAGATGGTATCTACATCGAGGCTTTAGCACACAAGTTCTGGAAGCTATCACTTCAATTGTTGTGCAGATATACTACATGGATAACTAGTATTTGTTCTgaa CAAACTGTTTCTCCTAAGCTGGAATCAACAggtattaacaaaaatttaattgacaaCTGTATATTCTTACATCTCGATAGTTCAACATTGGCACAAcaattaactaaattgttaataattgttgAAAGCAAAACGCCAAATAAAAGTAGAGAATTAATAAGAGAAAGCTTAAAACCCACTGAAGAATTGTTACAAGGgacaaaagttaaaataagcGAATGTATAGTTAATGAATTATTTGAGTATTTCAATGTACAGTTAAAACAAGTAAGTGACATACCAAGATTATATAGAAAGACAAACCGTAGCATACCAACAAAGCCCTGTAATTATATAGATGTTATAGCAAGATCAATGCAAGAATTCAGTGAAGATGCTACTAAGAGACTTGATAAATCATTTTTAGTTgaactatataatatgttattcaATGTTATGACTATTTC atattataaatatgttgaaGATGTGTTAGTGTCTGTGCAAAGAACTGAAGAATCTTTAAGAAGACTAAAGCAAATTCGAGATATGGCTTCTCCTCAGAGTAATGACAGCTCAGGCATCACAGATGGCGACAAGATTAGATTACAACTTAATGTGGATGTTGTTTCATATACTAAGTTGGCAGAAACCCTTCTGGTAGATGTAAATAGTGTGCGCAAATTAGCCGATTTATCTTCTATGGTTACAgatgctgtaaaaaatataaatattaaatga